One window of Serinus canaria isolate serCan28SL12 chromosome 3, serCan2020, whole genome shotgun sequence genomic DNA carries:
- the LOC127059461 gene encoding translation initiation factor IF-2-like: MRPLDLKSNALTTRPSWCRYLAGSQPFLHSWPGSQPPPGPPATLEGAPSRPPTAAAPSRPPLFPARRAPSARGGARGRPLPAAEGGRARPGGERCRGPGPRPSRADRPAAASFPPPGAGPLAEGGGGGGARRWHGPAPGAEQGGRRWALSGGVRGLRAVRVGAERAHPPRSGQAVVPVGSSGMRGIGEVVPIRHRHFIISVQVFPAMYLLSLVEREPKPTKSKTIDYA; encoded by the coding sequence ATGCGTCCATTGGATCTTAAGTCCAACGCCTTAACCACTCGGCCATCCTGGTGCAGATACCTCGCCGGTTCGCAGCCGTTCCTACATTCATGGCCGGGCTCCCAGCCGCCCCCCGGACCACCCGCGACCCTCGAGGGTGCCCCCTCACGCCCCCCCACCGCCGCCGCTCCCTCCCGCCCGCCTTTATTCCCAGCGCGGCGGGCGCCGAGCGCACGAGGCGGCGCGCGCGGGCGGCCTCTCCCGGCGGCGGAAGGCGGGCGGGCAAGGCCCGGCGGGGAGCGCTGCCGTGGACCGGGACCAAGACCGAGCCGGGCCGACCggcccgccgccgcctccttCCCGCCGCCCGGCGCCGGGCCCTTAGCGGAagggggaggtgggggaggTGCGCGGCGCTGGCACGGGCCCgcccctggggcagagcagggcggGCGGCGCTGGGCCCTTAGCGGCGGGGTGCGAGGGCTGCGGGCAGTGCGGGTCGGGGCAGAGCGGGCTCATCCCCCTCGGAGCGGGCAGGCCGTGGTGCCGGTGGGCTCGTCGGGCATGAGAGGCATTGGAGAGGTTGTGCCGATAAGGCACCGACACTTTATTATTTCCGTCCAAGTGTTTCCTGCAATGTATCTTCTCTCGCTCGTAGAACGAGAACCGAAACCAACGAAGTCCAAAACTATAGATTATGCTTAA
- the STX11 gene encoding syntaxin-11 — translation MKDRLGELREFARLHNQQFSDSDDDENSPQDILLYETDYALEILHKDIQSIRAENDHLKADVNRLRKQNTRFLTSMRRLSSIKRDTNCIARDIKSRGESIHRKLQVMRDFCEDAITKYGAMSVIARVAKNHYVDLMHTFQDAMFDYNAAEMNQRENCKIRIQRQLEIMGKDVSGHQIEEMIEQGKWDVFSENLLSDVKGARAALNEIETRHKELVKLEGRIKEVHELFLQVALLVEEQADTFDVIEINMQNVEDYVGDAKDQVKKALEYRRKHPLRTILCCCISCCRR, via the coding sequence ATGAAAGACCGTTTAGGTGAGCTGCGTGAATTTGCCAGGTTACACAACCAACAGTTTTCTGATAGCGATGATGATGAAAATTCACCCCAGGATATTCTCCTTTATGAGACGGATTATGCCTTGGAAATCCTTCATAAGGACATACAGAGCATCCGGGCAGAAAATGACCACCTAAAAGCGGATGTCAACCGTCTCAGAAAGCAAAACACCCGCTTCCTCACTTCCATGCGCCGTCTTAGTAGCATCAAACGAGACACTAATTGTATTGCCAGAGACATTAAGAGCCGTGGAGAAAGCATTCACAGGAAGCTGCAGGTAATGAGAGATTTCTGTGAAGATGCAATAACAAAATACGGAGCTATGTCTGTCATTGCCAGGGTGGCGAAGAACCACTATGTGGACCTCATGCACACATTTCAGGACGCTATGTTTGATTACAATGCAGCAGAGATGAACCAGCGGGAGAACTGCAAGATTCGAATTCAGCGGCAGCTGGAGATCATGGGCAAAGACGTTTCTGGTCACCAGATTGAGGAGATGATTGAGCAAGGCAAATGGGATGTCTTCTCTGAGAATCTTTTGTCAGATGTTAAGGGAGCTCGTGCAGCCTTGAATGAGATAGAGACGCGGCACAAGGAGCTGGTGAAGCTGGAAGGTCGCATTAAGGAAGTTCACGAGCTCTTTCTGCAGGTGGCCCTGCTGGTGGAGGAACAGGCGGACACCTTTGATGTTATTGAGATAAATATGCAAAATGTTGAGGACTATGTAGGAGATGCTAAAGACCAAGTGAAAAAAGCTTTGGAATACAGGAGAAAACATCCCCTCAGAACAATCCTCTGCTGTTGCATATCATGTTGCAGAAGGTGA
- the SF3B5 gene encoding splicing factor 3B subunit 5: MTDRYTIHSQLEHLQSKYIGTGHADTTKWEWLVNQHRDSYCSYMGHFDLLNYFAIAENESKARVRFNLMEKMLQPCGPPADKPDES, translated from the coding sequence ATGACGGACCGCTACACCATCCACAGCCAGCTGGAGCACCTGCAGTCCAAGTACATCGGCACGGGGCACGCCGACACCACCAAGTGGGAGTGGCTGGTGAACCAGCACCGCGACTCGTACTGCTCCTACATGGGCCACTTCGACCTGCTCAACTACTTCGCCATCGCCGAGAACGAGAGCAAGGCTCGCGTCCGCTTCAACCTGATGGAGAAGATGCTGCAGCCCTGCGGGCCGCCCGCCGACAAGCCCGACGAGTCCTGA